A window of the Brassica napus cultivar Da-Ae chromosome C5, Da-Ae, whole genome shotgun sequence genome harbors these coding sequences:
- the LOC106401857 gene encoding zinc finger protein CONSTANS-LIKE 9, which yields MGYMCDFCGEQRSMVYCRSDAACLCLSCDRSVHSANALSKRHSRTLVCERCNAQPATVRCVEERVSLCQNCDWSGHNNNNNNSSSSSSNNHKRQTISCYSGCPSSSELASIWSFCLELAGQSGCEQEMGMMNIDDDGQGNQNCNEDKKDVVAGSSSRPETSSAAPATSSFPKDVRVCEDDFYGNLGMDEVDLALENYEELFGTAFNTSGELFGQGGIDSLFQKHHQAAAPDGGNLVQPAESNDDSFMSSKTEPIICFTSKPAHSNISFSGVTGDCSAGDFQECGASSSMQLSGEPPWYPQASSQDNNASSHSVTRNNAVMRYKEKKKARKFDKTVRYASRKARADVRRRVKGRFVKAGEAYDYDPLTPTRSY from the exons ATGGGTTACATGTGTGACTTCTGTGGTGAACAAAGATCAATGGTTTACTGTCGTTCAGACGCAGCCTGTCTCTGCCTCTCCTGCGACAGGAGCGTCCACTCCGCTAACGCATTGTCCAAACGACATTCTAGAACGCTTGTCTGCGAGAGATGCAATGCTCAGCCTGCTACGGTCAGGTGTGTTGAAGAAAGGGTTTCCCTCTGTCAAAACTGTGATTGGTCTggccacaacaacaacaacaacaattcttcttcttcttcctcaaatAATCACAAGAGGCAAACCATAAGCTGCTATTCTGGTTGCCCTTCGAGCTCGGAGCTCGCCTCTATCTGGTCTTTCTGTTTGGAGTTAGCTGGACAATCAGGCTGTGAGCAAGAAATGGGTATGATGAATATAGATGATGATGGTCAGGGCAACCAAAACTGTAATGAGGATAAGAAAGATGTGGTCGCCGGCTCCTCCTCAAGGCCTGAAACCAGTTCTGCTGCACCTGCAACTTCATCATTTCCCAAG GATGTTAGAGTATGTGAAGATGACTTTTATGGGAACTTGGGTATGGATGAAGTTGACTTGGCTCTTGAGAACTATGAAGAGCTCTTTGGGACAGCCTTTAACACCTCTGGAGAGCTCTTTGGACAAGGTGGAATTGATAGTCTTTTCCAGAAACATCATCAAGCAGCAGCTCCTGAT GGAGGGAATCTGGTGCAGCCAGCTGAGAGCAATGATGATTCTTTCATGAGTTCGAAAACAGAGCCAATCATTTGCTTCACATCGAAGCCAGCACATTCCAACATATCTTTCTCTGGAGTCACCGGAGATTGCAGCGCTGGAGATTTTCAAGAATGTGGTGCATCATCTTCCATGCAGCTCTCTGGGGAGCCACCATGGTATCCTCAAGCATCATCACAGGATAACAATGCTTCCTCACATTCAGTGACTCGTAATAACGCTGTTATGCGTTACAAGGAGAAAAAGAAGGCTCGCAA GTTTGATAAGACAGTGAGGTATGCTTCTCGCAAAGCAAGAGCTGATGTGAGACGGCGTGTGAAGGGGAGATTTGTCAAAGCTGGTGAAGCTTATGACTATGACCCACTCACCCCAACCAGAAGCTACTGA
- the LOC106397056 gene encoding arogenate dehydratase/prephenate dehydratase 2, chloroplastic, producing the protein MAVRLQATQVPGGISGNLSPSNRNPNAVIRFGRGSSKRNRLVSLSASLREGDGRGKESSVRAVEVKKILEDSPLLPKPLSSNQLAETVSNGSRVRVAYQGVRGAYSESAAEKAYPNCEAVPCEEFDTAFEAVERWLVDRAVLPIENSLGGSIHRNYDLLLRHNLHIVGEVKLAVRHCLLANYGVKLEDLRRVLSHPQALAQCENTLTRLGLVREAVDDTAGAAKQIAFEDLSDAAAVASAKAAEIYGLNIVAEDIQDDTDNVTRFLMLAREPIIPGTNRLFKTSIVFSLEEGPGVLFKALAVFALRQINLTKIESRPLRKNPLRASGGLKYFDYLFYVDFEASMADEVAQNALRHLEEFATFLRVLGSYPVDTTML; encoded by the exons ATGGCTGTTCGATTGCAGGCGACTCAGGTCCCCGGTGGAATCTCCGGAAACCTCTCACCATCCAATCGCAATCCAAACGCCGTCATCCGATTCGGTCGCGGATCTTCGAAGCGCAACCGTTTGGTATCTTTATCGGCGTCGCTCCGGGAAGGGGATGGACGTGGGAAAGAGAGCTCCGTGAGAGCTGTGGAAGTGAAGAAGATCCTGGAAGACTCACCTCTGCTTCCTA AGCCGTTATCGTCAAATCAGCTCGCGGAAACTGTCTCCAACGGCTCTCGTGTTCGTGTAGCCTATCAG GGAGTAAGAGGTGCATACAGTGAATCAGCAGCTGAGAAGGCTTATCCAAACTGTGAAGCTGTTCCTTGCGAAGAGTTTGACACTGCCTTTGAG GCGGTTGAGCGGTGGCTTGTTGACCGAGCAGTTTTGCCTATTGAGAACTCTTTAGGTGGAAGCATCCATAGAAACTATGATCTTTTGTTGCGTCACAATCTGCACATTGTTGGGGAAGTCAAGTTAGCTGTTCGCCACTGTTTGTTGGCCAACTATGGTGTAAAGCTTGAAGATTTGAGAAGGGTGCTTAGCCATCCACAG GCTCTGGCTCAATGCGAAAACACGTTAACTAGATTGGGATTGGTCAGAGAAGCAGTAGATGACACTGCTGGTGCTGCAAAG CAAATTGCATTCGAAGATTTAAGTGACGCAGCCGCAGTTGCCAGCGCCAAAGCTGCAGAGATATATGGGTTGAACATAGTTGCTGAAGATATCCAG GATGATACTGATAATGTGACAAGGTTTCTAATGCTCGCAAGGGAACCCATTATCCCTGGAACTAACAGACTCTTTAAG ACAAGTATAGTTTTCTCGTTAGAGGAAGGGCCTGGAGTACTTTTCAAAGCACTTGCGGTCTTTGCCCTTAGGCAAATTAACCTCACAAAG ATCGAAAGCCGACCTTTAAGGAAAAACCCTCTGCGAGCATCTGGAGGGCTTAA ATACTTTGATTATCTTTTCTATGTGGACTTCGAAGCATCTATGGCTGACGAAGTTGCTCAAAATGCACTTAGGCATCTCGAG GAATTTGCTACCTTTTTGCGGGTACTGGGAAGCTACCCAGTGGACACAACAATGCTCTAA
- the LOC106397011 gene encoding lysine-specific demethylase JMJ25 isoform X2, with protein MSSTNEEAIRVVAEEPNPRAVRIRAPRACTVPVDYAEPPIDGEDFESKPKAKRGRPRKNPEEDEKASDTPKAKPGRPRKISGEDDDKPKAKPGRPRKNPEQDQKTSDTPKAKPEEDQKTDDKPKAKPGRPRKYPVNGEDEKSTKKVDQGVIACLERKENGADESKASDGMPRFKKVYSRKRPMKEEKKKDDELVSKGPVKRPRKVVVGCLNKDEDNAEESECMMCHQCQRNDNGEVVRCQHCCDRKRYCHKCLETWYPRIPHEDIAKKCPFCWNTCNCRACLRLDTKMEGLNSDLKVSKDEEVQCSKYILQKLLPHLKEINDEQVLEKEAEANISGLEFGEVKPEDTNCSPGERLYCDSCQTAIFDLHRHCSSCGSDICIACSMEIRNGKLQACQEDVYWNYISRGLDYLHGGKEKNGKPTDDKLEPESLLAIVKPPSTWKTDEVGIITCCCGEGVLELKRVLPDGWVSDLVKKVEETVEANKLFDLPEMATERCPCFNSEGHIDMETNKNLLKAACREGSEDNYLYFPSATDAQEEINLKHFQHHWAKGEPVIVRNVLEATAGLSWEPGVMHRACRQMRSTKHETLLDVNAIDCLDCCEGSINLHAFFTGYQKGRYDREGWPSVLKLKDWPPSKSFNENLPRHCEEFLCSLPLKQYTHPVSGPLNLAVKLPEKCLKPDMGPKTYVAYGFSQEMGRGDSVTKLHCDMSDAVNVLTHVSEVTIKEEEKKSTIEKLKRKHAAQDVKELFGSVPNYKEKIEILENTSEEEVKNLEADGGALWDIFRREDVPKLEKYLLSHHKEFRHFFCSPVSKVVHPIHDQSFYLTRYHKMILKEEYGIEPWTFVQKLGDAVLIPVGCPHQVRNLKSCTKVALDFVSPENISECFRLTKEYRLLPPNHHSKEDKLQIKNMVIFAIDKALEDLDPNYESPVAKEEEKKVTKTGRKRKNREMSNGANVLA; from the exons ATGAGTTCTACGAATGAGGAAGCTATTAGGGTTGTTGCCGAAGAACCGAATCCACGAGCTGTTCGGATTAGGGCGCCGAGAGCTTGTACTGTCCCGGTGGATTACGCCGAGCCTCCGATTGACGGCGAAGATTTCGAAAGCAAGCCAAAGGCGAAACGAGGCAGGCCTCGTAAAAACCCTGAAGAAGACGAGAAGGCGAGCGATACACCCAAGGCTAAACCGGGGAGGCCTCGGAAAATTTCtggagaagatgatgataaaCCGAAGGCTAAACCGGGCAGGCCTCGGAAAAATCCTGAACAAGACCAGAAGACGAGTGATACACCCAAGGCTAAACCTGAAGAAGACCAGAAGACTGATGATAAACCGAAGGCTAAACCGGGGAGGCCTCGGAAGTATCCCGTCAACGGAGAAGACGAAAAGTCAACGAAGAAAGTTGACCAAGGTGTTATCGCTTGTTTAGAGAGGAAGGAGAATGGAGCTGATGAGAGTAAGGCTTCTGATGGAATGCCTAGGTTCAAAAAGGTTTATTCTCGTAAAAGGCCaatgaaagaagagaagaagaaggatgatgAACTTGTTTCTAAAGGTCCTGTTAAGAGGCCTCGGAAAGTGGTGGTAGGTTGTCTCAACAAAGACGAG GATAACGCTGAAGAATCAGAGTGCATGATGTGTCATCAGTGTCAACGTAACGATAATGGGGAGGTTGTGCGGTGTCAGCACTGCTGCGATAGGAAGCGTTATTGCCACAAATGCTTAGAAACTTG GTACCCTCGCATCCCACATGAAGACATTGCCAAGAAATGCCCCTTTTGCTGGAATACTTGCAATTGCAGAGCATGCTTGCGTCTAGATACTAAAATGGAA GGGTTAAATTCAGACCTCAAGGTTAGCAAGGACGAAGAAGTCCAATGCTCTAAGTATATTCTGCAAAAGCTTCTCCCACATCTGAAGGAAATAAACGATGAACAAGTTCTTGAGAAGGAAGCTGAGGCAAATATATCAG GACTAGAGTTTGGAGAGGTGAAGCCTGAAGACACTAATTGTAGCCCTGGCGAAAGACTATACTG TGATAGCTGCCAGACTGCGATCTTTGACCTTCATAGACATTGCTCGAGCTGCGGTTCTGATATCTGCATTGCATGTTCCATGGAGATCCGAAATGGAAAGCTTCAGGCATGTCAGGAGGATGTTTACTGGAATTACATTAGCCGAGGTTTAGATTACCTACAtggaggaaaagaaaaaaatggaaaacctACGGATGATAAGCTGGAGCCGGAATCATTACTTGCTATTGTCAAGCCCCCATCTACTTGGAAAACAGATGAAGTCGGAATCATTACTTGCTGTTGTGGTGAGGGGGTTTTAGAGTTGAAACGCGTGCTTCCCGATGGTTGGGTATCTGATTTGGTCAAAAAGGTTGAAGAAACTGTTGAAGCCAACAAGCTTTTCGATTTACCTGAAATGGCCACAGAGAGATGCCCTTGTTTTAACTCCGAAGGCCATATTGACATGGAAACCAACAAAAACTTGTTAAAGGCTGCATGTAGAGAAGGATCGGAAGACAATTATCTATATTTTCCAAGTGCTACAGATGCTCAGGAGGAGATTAACCTGAAGCATTTTCAGCATCATTGGGCTAAAGGAGAGCCTGTGATTGTGAGGAACGTGCTTGAGGCTACAGCTGGTTTAAGCTGGGAACCAGGTGTTATGCATCGTGCTTGCCGTCAGATGAGAAGCACCAAGCATGAAACACTTCTGGACGTTAATGCTATTGATTGTCTGGACTGCTGTGAG GGATCTATTAATCTTCATGCATTCTTTACCGGTTACCAAAAAGGCCGTTACGATCGTGAGGGTTGGCCAAGTGTTCTGAAACTAAAAGATTGGCCTCCATCGAAGAGCTTCAATGAAAACTTGCCGCGTCATTGTGAGGAGTTCTTATGCAGTTTGCCTTTGAAGCAGTACACTCACCCGGTTAGTGGGCCATTAAATCTCGCTGTGAAGTTGCCTGAAAAGTGCTTGAAGCCAGACATGGGACCAAAGACTTACGTTGCTTATGGATTTTCACAAGAAATGGGCCGTGGAGATTCAGTAACCAAACTCCACTGCGACATGTCTGATGCG GTTAATGTGCTGACCCACGTAAGTGAAGTGACCATcaaagaggaagaaaagaaaTCCACAATAGAAAAACTGAAGAGGAAGCATGCTGCACAAGATGTCAAGGAGCTGTTTGGCTCGGTTCCTAACTACAAGGAAAAGATAGAGATTCTTGAAAACACTAGTGAAGAAGAAGTCAAGAACCTTGAAGCTGATGGAGGAGCTCTTTGGGACATTTTCCGTAGAGAAGATGTTCCAAAATTAGAGAAATACCTTCTGAGTCATCATAAAGAGTTTCGACATTTCTTTTGTTCCCCCGTCTCTAAG GTGGTTCATCCAATACATGACCAGTCTTTCTATCTGACGCGTTATCATAAAATGATTCTGAAAGAAGAATACG GCATTGAGCCATGGACGTTTGTTCAGAAGCTTGGAGATGCTGTGTTAATACCTGTTGGCTGCCCTCATCAAGTCAGGAACTTGAAG TCTTGCACAAAGGTGGCGCTTGACTTTGTCTCACCTGAAAATATCAGCGAGTGTTTCCGTTTAACAAAGGAGTATCGTCTGCTACCACCAAACCATCATTCAAAAGAGGACAAGTTGCAG ATAAAGAATATGGTGATCTTTGCAATCGATAAGGCTCTCGAAGACTTGGATCCAAATTACGA GTCTCCTGTAGCcaaagaggaggagaagaaggtgACGAAGACTGGAAGGAAGCGTAAAAACCGTGAGATGAGTAATGGAGCTAATGTGTTGGCTTGA
- the LOC106397011 gene encoding lysine-specific demethylase JMJ25 isoform X1: protein MSSTNEEAIRVVAEEPNPRAVRIRAPRACTVPVDYAEPPIDGEDFESKPKAKRGRPRKNPEEDEKASDTPKAKPGRPRKISGEDDDKPKAKPGRPRKNPEQDQKTSDTPKAKPEEDQKTDDKPKAKPGRPRKYPVNGEDEKSTKKVDQGVIACLERKENGADESKASDGMPRFKKVYSRKRPMKEEKKKDDELVSKGPVKRPRKVVVGCLNKDEDNAEESECMMCHQCQRNDNGEVVRCQHCCDRKRYCHKCLETWFLLGLVPWFQRFENLFYIRYPRIPHEDIAKKCPFCWNTCNCRACLRLDTKMEGLNSDLKVSKDEEVQCSKYILQKLLPHLKEINDEQVLEKEAEANISGLEFGEVKPEDTNCSPGERLYCDSCQTAIFDLHRHCSSCGSDICIACSMEIRNGKLQACQEDVYWNYISRGLDYLHGGKEKNGKPTDDKLEPESLLAIVKPPSTWKTDEVGIITCCCGEGVLELKRVLPDGWVSDLVKKVEETVEANKLFDLPEMATERCPCFNSEGHIDMETNKNLLKAACREGSEDNYLYFPSATDAQEEINLKHFQHHWAKGEPVIVRNVLEATAGLSWEPGVMHRACRQMRSTKHETLLDVNAIDCLDCCEGSINLHAFFTGYQKGRYDREGWPSVLKLKDWPPSKSFNENLPRHCEEFLCSLPLKQYTHPVSGPLNLAVKLPEKCLKPDMGPKTYVAYGFSQEMGRGDSVTKLHCDMSDAVNVLTHVSEVTIKEEEKKSTIEKLKRKHAAQDVKELFGSVPNYKEKIEILENTSEEEVKNLEADGGALWDIFRREDVPKLEKYLLSHHKEFRHFFCSPVSKVVHPIHDQSFYLTRYHKMILKEEYGIEPWTFVQKLGDAVLIPVGCPHQVRNLKSCTKVALDFVSPENISECFRLTKEYRLLPPNHHSKEDKLQIKNMVIFAIDKALEDLDPNYESPVAKEEEKKVTKTGRKRKNREMSNGANVLA from the exons ATGAGTTCTACGAATGAGGAAGCTATTAGGGTTGTTGCCGAAGAACCGAATCCACGAGCTGTTCGGATTAGGGCGCCGAGAGCTTGTACTGTCCCGGTGGATTACGCCGAGCCTCCGATTGACGGCGAAGATTTCGAAAGCAAGCCAAAGGCGAAACGAGGCAGGCCTCGTAAAAACCCTGAAGAAGACGAGAAGGCGAGCGATACACCCAAGGCTAAACCGGGGAGGCCTCGGAAAATTTCtggagaagatgatgataaaCCGAAGGCTAAACCGGGCAGGCCTCGGAAAAATCCTGAACAAGACCAGAAGACGAGTGATACACCCAAGGCTAAACCTGAAGAAGACCAGAAGACTGATGATAAACCGAAGGCTAAACCGGGGAGGCCTCGGAAGTATCCCGTCAACGGAGAAGACGAAAAGTCAACGAAGAAAGTTGACCAAGGTGTTATCGCTTGTTTAGAGAGGAAGGAGAATGGAGCTGATGAGAGTAAGGCTTCTGATGGAATGCCTAGGTTCAAAAAGGTTTATTCTCGTAAAAGGCCaatgaaagaagagaagaagaaggatgatgAACTTGTTTCTAAAGGTCCTGTTAAGAGGCCTCGGAAAGTGGTGGTAGGTTGTCTCAACAAAGACGAG GATAACGCTGAAGAATCAGAGTGCATGATGTGTCATCAGTGTCAACGTAACGATAATGGGGAGGTTGTGCGGTGTCAGCACTGCTGCGATAGGAAGCGTTATTGCCACAAATGCTTAGAAACTTG GTTTTTGCTGGGTTTGGTTCCTTGGTTCCAAAGGTTTGAAAACTTGTTCTATATTAGGTACCCTCGCATCCCACATGAAGACATTGCCAAGAAATGCCCCTTTTGCTGGAATACTTGCAATTGCAGAGCATGCTTGCGTCTAGATACTAAAATGGAA GGGTTAAATTCAGACCTCAAGGTTAGCAAGGACGAAGAAGTCCAATGCTCTAAGTATATTCTGCAAAAGCTTCTCCCACATCTGAAGGAAATAAACGATGAACAAGTTCTTGAGAAGGAAGCTGAGGCAAATATATCAG GACTAGAGTTTGGAGAGGTGAAGCCTGAAGACACTAATTGTAGCCCTGGCGAAAGACTATACTG TGATAGCTGCCAGACTGCGATCTTTGACCTTCATAGACATTGCTCGAGCTGCGGTTCTGATATCTGCATTGCATGTTCCATGGAGATCCGAAATGGAAAGCTTCAGGCATGTCAGGAGGATGTTTACTGGAATTACATTAGCCGAGGTTTAGATTACCTACAtggaggaaaagaaaaaaatggaaaacctACGGATGATAAGCTGGAGCCGGAATCATTACTTGCTATTGTCAAGCCCCCATCTACTTGGAAAACAGATGAAGTCGGAATCATTACTTGCTGTTGTGGTGAGGGGGTTTTAGAGTTGAAACGCGTGCTTCCCGATGGTTGGGTATCTGATTTGGTCAAAAAGGTTGAAGAAACTGTTGAAGCCAACAAGCTTTTCGATTTACCTGAAATGGCCACAGAGAGATGCCCTTGTTTTAACTCCGAAGGCCATATTGACATGGAAACCAACAAAAACTTGTTAAAGGCTGCATGTAGAGAAGGATCGGAAGACAATTATCTATATTTTCCAAGTGCTACAGATGCTCAGGAGGAGATTAACCTGAAGCATTTTCAGCATCATTGGGCTAAAGGAGAGCCTGTGATTGTGAGGAACGTGCTTGAGGCTACAGCTGGTTTAAGCTGGGAACCAGGTGTTATGCATCGTGCTTGCCGTCAGATGAGAAGCACCAAGCATGAAACACTTCTGGACGTTAATGCTATTGATTGTCTGGACTGCTGTGAG GGATCTATTAATCTTCATGCATTCTTTACCGGTTACCAAAAAGGCCGTTACGATCGTGAGGGTTGGCCAAGTGTTCTGAAACTAAAAGATTGGCCTCCATCGAAGAGCTTCAATGAAAACTTGCCGCGTCATTGTGAGGAGTTCTTATGCAGTTTGCCTTTGAAGCAGTACACTCACCCGGTTAGTGGGCCATTAAATCTCGCTGTGAAGTTGCCTGAAAAGTGCTTGAAGCCAGACATGGGACCAAAGACTTACGTTGCTTATGGATTTTCACAAGAAATGGGCCGTGGAGATTCAGTAACCAAACTCCACTGCGACATGTCTGATGCG GTTAATGTGCTGACCCACGTAAGTGAAGTGACCATcaaagaggaagaaaagaaaTCCACAATAGAAAAACTGAAGAGGAAGCATGCTGCACAAGATGTCAAGGAGCTGTTTGGCTCGGTTCCTAACTACAAGGAAAAGATAGAGATTCTTGAAAACACTAGTGAAGAAGAAGTCAAGAACCTTGAAGCTGATGGAGGAGCTCTTTGGGACATTTTCCGTAGAGAAGATGTTCCAAAATTAGAGAAATACCTTCTGAGTCATCATAAAGAGTTTCGACATTTCTTTTGTTCCCCCGTCTCTAAG GTGGTTCATCCAATACATGACCAGTCTTTCTATCTGACGCGTTATCATAAAATGATTCTGAAAGAAGAATACG GCATTGAGCCATGGACGTTTGTTCAGAAGCTTGGAGATGCTGTGTTAATACCTGTTGGCTGCCCTCATCAAGTCAGGAACTTGAAG TCTTGCACAAAGGTGGCGCTTGACTTTGTCTCACCTGAAAATATCAGCGAGTGTTTCCGTTTAACAAAGGAGTATCGTCTGCTACCACCAAACCATCATTCAAAAGAGGACAAGTTGCAG ATAAAGAATATGGTGATCTTTGCAATCGATAAGGCTCTCGAAGACTTGGATCCAAATTACGA GTCTCCTGTAGCcaaagaggaggagaagaaggtgACGAAGACTGGAAGGAAGCGTAAAAACCGTGAGATGAGTAATGGAGCTAATGTGTTGGCTTGA
- the LOC106397011 gene encoding lysine-specific demethylase JMJ25 isoform X3, producing the protein MSSTNEEAIRVVAEEPNPRAVRIRAPRACTVPVDYAEPPIDGEDFESKPKAKRGRPRKNPEEDEKASDTPKAKPGRPRKISGEDDDKPKAKPGRPRKNPEQDQKTSDTPKAKPEEDQKTDDKPKAKPGRPRKYPVNGEDEKSTKKVDQGVIACLERKENGADESKASDGMPRFKKVYSRKRPMKEEKKKDDELVSKGPVKRPRKVVVGCLNKDEDNAEESECMMCHQCQRNDNGEVVRCQHCCDRKRYCHKCLETWFLLGLVPWFQRFENLFYIRYPRIPHEDIAKKCPFCWNTCNCRACLRLDTKMEGLNSDLKVSKDEEVQCSKYILQKLLPHLKEINDEQVLEKEAEANISGLEFGEVKPEDTNCSPGERLYCDSCQTAIFDLHRHCSSCGSDICIACSMEIRNGKLQACQEDVYWNYISRGLDYLHGGKEKNGKPTDDKLEPESLLAIVKPPSTWKTDEVGIITCCCGEGVLELKRVLPDGWVSDLVKKVEETVEANKLFDLPEMATERCPCFNSEGHIDMETNKNLLKAACREGSEDNYLYFPSATDAQEEINLKHFQHHWAKGEPVIVRNVLEATAGLSWEPGVMHRACRQMRSTKHETLLDVNAIDCLDCCEGSINLHAFFTGYQKGRYDREGWPSVLKLKDWPPSKSFNENLPRHCEEFLCSLPLKQYTHPVSGPLNLAVKLPEKCLKPDMGPKTYVAYGFSQEMGRGDSVTKLHCDMSDARLFAYGLTSSTARSAEAEYLNGLILSKRTWFSESPK; encoded by the exons ATGAGTTCTACGAATGAGGAAGCTATTAGGGTTGTTGCCGAAGAACCGAATCCACGAGCTGTTCGGATTAGGGCGCCGAGAGCTTGTACTGTCCCGGTGGATTACGCCGAGCCTCCGATTGACGGCGAAGATTTCGAAAGCAAGCCAAAGGCGAAACGAGGCAGGCCTCGTAAAAACCCTGAAGAAGACGAGAAGGCGAGCGATACACCCAAGGCTAAACCGGGGAGGCCTCGGAAAATTTCtggagaagatgatgataaaCCGAAGGCTAAACCGGGCAGGCCTCGGAAAAATCCTGAACAAGACCAGAAGACGAGTGATACACCCAAGGCTAAACCTGAAGAAGACCAGAAGACTGATGATAAACCGAAGGCTAAACCGGGGAGGCCTCGGAAGTATCCCGTCAACGGAGAAGACGAAAAGTCAACGAAGAAAGTTGACCAAGGTGTTATCGCTTGTTTAGAGAGGAAGGAGAATGGAGCTGATGAGAGTAAGGCTTCTGATGGAATGCCTAGGTTCAAAAAGGTTTATTCTCGTAAAAGGCCaatgaaagaagagaagaagaaggatgatgAACTTGTTTCTAAAGGTCCTGTTAAGAGGCCTCGGAAAGTGGTGGTAGGTTGTCTCAACAAAGACGAG GATAACGCTGAAGAATCAGAGTGCATGATGTGTCATCAGTGTCAACGTAACGATAATGGGGAGGTTGTGCGGTGTCAGCACTGCTGCGATAGGAAGCGTTATTGCCACAAATGCTTAGAAACTTG GTTTTTGCTGGGTTTGGTTCCTTGGTTCCAAAGGTTTGAAAACTTGTTCTATATTAGGTACCCTCGCATCCCACATGAAGACATTGCCAAGAAATGCCCCTTTTGCTGGAATACTTGCAATTGCAGAGCATGCTTGCGTCTAGATACTAAAATGGAA GGGTTAAATTCAGACCTCAAGGTTAGCAAGGACGAAGAAGTCCAATGCTCTAAGTATATTCTGCAAAAGCTTCTCCCACATCTGAAGGAAATAAACGATGAACAAGTTCTTGAGAAGGAAGCTGAGGCAAATATATCAG GACTAGAGTTTGGAGAGGTGAAGCCTGAAGACACTAATTGTAGCCCTGGCGAAAGACTATACTG TGATAGCTGCCAGACTGCGATCTTTGACCTTCATAGACATTGCTCGAGCTGCGGTTCTGATATCTGCATTGCATGTTCCATGGAGATCCGAAATGGAAAGCTTCAGGCATGTCAGGAGGATGTTTACTGGAATTACATTAGCCGAGGTTTAGATTACCTACAtggaggaaaagaaaaaaatggaaaacctACGGATGATAAGCTGGAGCCGGAATCATTACTTGCTATTGTCAAGCCCCCATCTACTTGGAAAACAGATGAAGTCGGAATCATTACTTGCTGTTGTGGTGAGGGGGTTTTAGAGTTGAAACGCGTGCTTCCCGATGGTTGGGTATCTGATTTGGTCAAAAAGGTTGAAGAAACTGTTGAAGCCAACAAGCTTTTCGATTTACCTGAAATGGCCACAGAGAGATGCCCTTGTTTTAACTCCGAAGGCCATATTGACATGGAAACCAACAAAAACTTGTTAAAGGCTGCATGTAGAGAAGGATCGGAAGACAATTATCTATATTTTCCAAGTGCTACAGATGCTCAGGAGGAGATTAACCTGAAGCATTTTCAGCATCATTGGGCTAAAGGAGAGCCTGTGATTGTGAGGAACGTGCTTGAGGCTACAGCTGGTTTAAGCTGGGAACCAGGTGTTATGCATCGTGCTTGCCGTCAGATGAGAAGCACCAAGCATGAAACACTTCTGGACGTTAATGCTATTGATTGTCTGGACTGCTGTGAG GGATCTATTAATCTTCATGCATTCTTTACCGGTTACCAAAAAGGCCGTTACGATCGTGAGGGTTGGCCAAGTGTTCTGAAACTAAAAGATTGGCCTCCATCGAAGAGCTTCAATGAAAACTTGCCGCGTCATTGTGAGGAGTTCTTATGCAGTTTGCCTTTGAAGCAGTACACTCACCCGGTTAGTGGGCCATTAAATCTCGCTGTGAAGTTGCCTGAAAAGTGCTTGAAGCCAGACATGGGACCAAAGACTTACGTTGCTTATGGATTTTCACAAGAAATGGGCCGTGGAGATTCAGTAACCAAACTCCACTGCGACATGTCTGATGCG AGGCTCTTTGCATATGGACTAACAAGTTCTACTGCAAGAtctgctgaagctgaatatctCAATGGATTAATATTATCTAAACGAACATGGTTTTCTGAATCGCCAAAATAG